From a single Variovorax paradoxus genomic region:
- a CDS encoding family 2A encapsulin nanocompartment cargo protein cysteine desulfurase produces the protein MASAMFAALPGTPPASLPGAASGLVPGAQFPANVAPPGSPLASPAGFGPSVPGTPFPQGQVPGANLVPASPTQLPSLANRAPALLPHAVAGNGVPDSVLSVAPAFEPRLGSSVLGVPQQANAPATPFAPQAGASPFYFLNNSFGHPPAGAASAVSVLPQVLPPLPLAGEGWGEGQRTTQGAEQPLTPTLSPEGRGSQPQFYFVDAVPLAGSGQHPPFDVNAVRRDFPILQERVNGRQLVWFDNAATTHKPQSVIDRIAYFYAHENSNIHRAAHELAARATDAYEGARERVRLFLNAPEVEEVIFVRGTTEAINLVAKSWGGQHVGEGDEIIVSNLEHHANIVPWQQLAAAKGAKLRVIPVDDSGQVLLDEYRKLLNDRTKIVAVTQVSNALGTVVPVKEIVELAHRAGARALVDGAQSVSHMRVDVQDIGADFFVFSGHKVFGPTGIGVVWGKREVLEDMPPWQGGGNMIADVTFEKTVFQPIPNKFEAGTGNIADAVGLGAAIDYVHKVGIENIARYEHDLLAYGMAQLRAIRGVRLIGTAADKASVMSFVLDGYTTEEVGHALNEEGIAVRTGHHCAQPILRRFGVETTVRPSLAFYNTFDEIDRLVSVVRRLAGQRRAG, from the coding sequence ATGGCGAGCGCCATGTTCGCCGCGCTGCCGGGCACGCCGCCTGCCTCGTTGCCCGGTGCGGCGAGCGGGCTGGTGCCGGGCGCGCAGTTTCCTGCCAACGTCGCGCCGCCGGGCTCGCCGCTGGCGAGTCCTGCCGGTTTCGGACCGAGCGTGCCCGGCACGCCGTTTCCGCAGGGGCAGGTTCCAGGCGCGAACCTGGTGCCGGCTTCGCCCACGCAACTGCCTTCGCTTGCGAACCGCGCGCCGGCGCTGCTGCCGCATGCGGTGGCGGGCAACGGCGTGCCCGACAGCGTGCTGTCGGTCGCGCCGGCCTTCGAGCCTCGTCTCGGCAGTTCGGTGCTGGGCGTGCCGCAGCAAGCCAACGCGCCTGCCACGCCTTTCGCGCCGCAAGCGGGCGCGTCGCCGTTCTACTTCCTGAACAACAGCTTCGGGCATCCGCCGGCCGGCGCAGCCTCCGCCGTGTCCGTCCTTCCACAGGTCTTGCCCCCTCTCCCGCTTGCGGGAGAGGGCTGGGGTGAGGGCCAGCGGACGACGCAAGGTGCGGAGCAGCCCCTCACCCCAACCCTCTCCCCAGAGGGGCGAGGGAGCCAGCCGCAGTTCTACTTCGTCGATGCCGTGCCGCTCGCCGGCAGCGGCCAGCATCCGCCGTTCGACGTCAATGCCGTACGCCGCGACTTCCCGATCCTGCAGGAGCGCGTGAACGGCCGGCAGCTCGTGTGGTTCGACAACGCCGCCACCACGCACAAGCCGCAATCGGTCATCGACCGGATCGCGTACTTCTACGCACACGAGAACTCGAACATCCACCGCGCGGCGCATGAACTGGCCGCGCGCGCCACCGATGCCTACGAAGGCGCGCGCGAGCGCGTGCGCCTGTTTCTCAACGCACCCGAAGTCGAGGAGGTGATCTTCGTGCGCGGCACCACCGAGGCCATCAACCTCGTGGCCAAGAGCTGGGGCGGGCAGCACGTGGGCGAGGGCGACGAGATCATCGTCTCCAACCTCGAGCACCACGCCAACATCGTGCCGTGGCAGCAGCTCGCCGCCGCCAAGGGTGCGAAGCTGCGCGTGATTCCGGTGGACGATTCGGGCCAGGTGCTGCTCGACGAATACCGCAAGCTGCTGAACGACCGCACCAAGATCGTCGCGGTCACGCAGGTCTCGAACGCGCTGGGCACCGTGGTGCCGGTGAAGGAGATCGTCGAGCTCGCGCACCGTGCCGGCGCCAGGGCGCTGGTCGACGGCGCGCAATCGGTCTCGCACATGCGGGTCGACGTGCAGGACATCGGTGCCGACTTCTTCGTGTTCTCCGGCCACAAGGTGTTCGGCCCGACCGGCATCGGCGTGGTCTGGGGCAAGCGCGAAGTGCTCGAGGACATGCCGCCCTGGCAGGGCGGCGGCAACATGATTGCCGACGTGACCTTCGAGAAGACCGTGTTCCAGCCGATCCCGAACAAGTTCGAGGCCGGCACCGGCAACATTGCCGATGCGGTGGGGCTGGGGGCCGCGATCGACTACGTCCACAAGGTCGGCATCGAGAACATCGCGCGCTACGAGCACGACCTGCTGGCCTATGGCATGGCGCAGCTTCGCGCGATCCGCGGCGTGCGGCTGATCGGCACGGCGGCCGACAAGGCGAGCGTGATGTCCTTCGTGCTTGACGGCTACACCACCGAAGAAGTGGGCCACGCGCTGAACGAAGAAGGCATCGCGGTGCGCACAGGCCATCACTGCGCGCAGCCAATCCTGCGCCGCTTCGGTGTCGAGACGACCGTGCGGCCGTCGCTGGCCTTCTACAACACCTTCGACGAGATCGACCGGCTGGTGTCGGTGGTGCGGCGGCTGGCAGGGCAGCGCCGCGCGGGTTAG
- a CDS encoding transporter substrate-binding domain-containing protein, with protein MTERRRSKRGLVLAGTALAMAVAVAVAIAGIGGAWAFATPVLSGLPKGPVLAQAIERGRLIVGVRRYPRPAPPEAPTPPEPDGFDATLARQLAASLGVPLELVGLDPAAQEAALSEGRVDLLVTGVPAQSAHGIAAAPGSYDVGRGLLVALRRGKVQDEAALRGALVCVGEGSGYAGAVSQRYGAQPRSYPSSVHAASAFMAGECAALAEDGEVLDRLMQNEEWRFYQPLASGLRPSSDAAIRLPEGDAVSRDYLAAALRRWRADGTLDKARGARAGNLQFEITLLKDGLVCHS; from the coding sequence ATGACTGAGCGCAGGCGGTCGAAGCGCGGGCTGGTGCTGGCCGGCACGGCGCTGGCGATGGCCGTCGCCGTGGCGGTGGCGATCGCGGGCATCGGCGGCGCCTGGGCTTTCGCGACGCCCGTGCTGTCGGGCCTGCCGAAGGGACCGGTTCTCGCCCAGGCGATCGAGCGCGGCAGGCTGATCGTGGGCGTGCGCCGCTATCCGCGCCCGGCCCCGCCCGAGGCGCCGACGCCGCCGGAGCCCGATGGTTTCGACGCCACGCTCGCACGGCAACTGGCGGCTTCGCTCGGCGTGCCGCTGGAGCTGGTCGGCCTCGACCCCGCAGCGCAGGAGGCTGCGCTGAGCGAGGGCCGTGTCGACCTGCTGGTCACCGGCGTGCCCGCGCAATCCGCGCACGGTATCGCCGCCGCCCCCGGCAGCTACGACGTCGGCCGCGGCCTCCTGGTCGCGCTCAGGCGCGGCAAGGTCCAGGACGAGGCCGCGCTGCGCGGTGCCCTGGTCTGCGTGGGCGAAGGTTCGGGCTACGCCGGCGCGGTGTCGCAGCGCTATGGTGCGCAGCCGCGCAGCTACCCCTCTTCGGTGCATGCAGCGTCGGCTTTCATGGCCGGCGAATGCGCGGCGCTCGCCGAGGACGGGGAGGTGCTGGACCGGCTCATGCAGAACGAGGAATGGCGCTTCTACCAACCGCTGGCGAGCGGCCTTCGTCCATCGTCGGATGCAGCCATCCGCCTGCCCGAAGGCGACGCTGTCTCGCGCGACTACCTGGCGGCCGCGCTGCGCCGATGGCGCGCCGACGGCACGCTGGACAAGGCGCGCGGCGCACGTGCAGGCAATCTTCAGTTCGAGATCACGCTGCTCAAGGACGGCTTGGTCTGCCATTCCTGA
- a CDS encoding ABC transporter permease: MSAVLDAPVARSPGRFFRFVRSLARVAERGIGLVIFLALWEALPRLGVVSDAYLSPPSAVVASIVQLVDTGQLWKHVAASLQRSLWGLLLASFSGVVLGLLIGSSRRLAAVVDPVLQLFRQTSAFALFPVFILFLGIGELSKVAIIFWASFWPVLLSTVSGVKQVDRLLVNSALSMGASPRFVFFKVVLPASLPSIFTGVRLAGAYSITALVAAEMIGAHSGLGFLTLNSQETFQIPTMYAGILLLAVLGLLLNYLLALLERRLLRWRKGLSLDD; the protein is encoded by the coding sequence ATGAGCGCCGTGCTCGATGCGCCGGTGGCCCGCTCACCGGGCCGCTTTTTCAGGTTCGTGCGCAGCCTCGCCCGCGTGGCCGAACGCGGCATCGGCCTCGTGATCTTCCTGGCGCTGTGGGAGGCGCTGCCGCGCCTGGGCGTCGTGAGCGATGCCTACCTGAGCCCGCCGTCCGCCGTGGTTGCGAGCATCGTCCAGCTCGTCGACACCGGCCAGCTGTGGAAGCACGTGGCGGCAAGCCTGCAGCGCTCGCTGTGGGGCCTGCTGCTCGCGAGCTTCTCGGGCGTGGTGCTGGGCCTCCTGATCGGCAGCTCCAGGCGGCTGGCGGCCGTCGTCGATCCGGTGCTGCAGCTCTTTCGCCAGACCTCGGCCTTCGCGCTGTTTCCGGTGTTCATTTTGTTCCTGGGCATCGGCGAGCTGTCGAAGGTGGCGATCATCTTCTGGGCCTCGTTCTGGCCGGTGCTGCTGAGCACGGTGAGCGGCGTGAAGCAGGTCGACCGGCTGCTCGTCAACTCGGCGCTGTCGATGGGCGCCTCGCCGCGCTTCGTCTTCTTCAAGGTGGTGCTGCCGGCGTCGCTGCCGTCGATCTTCACCGGCGTGCGGCTGGCGGGGGCCTACAGCATCACGGCGCTGGTGGCGGCCGAGATGATCGGCGCGCATTCGGGCCTGGGCTTTCTCACGCTCAACTCGCAGGAGACCTTCCAGATCCCGACGATGTATGCCGGCATCCTGCTGTTGGCCGTGCTCGGGCTGCTGCTGAACTACCTGCTGGCCTTGCTGGAGCGGCGACTGCTGCGCTGGCGCAAGGGGCTGAGCCTCGATGACTGA
- a CDS encoding ABC transporter ATP-binding protein yields MSFKISARDVRMDYAARGASERVRVLEGFDLDVRDGEFLSVLGPSGCGKSTFLGILAGLTQRTGGRIAINGQPLAGINRNQGVVFQGYALFPWLSVLDNIAVGLEIRGTAKAARRRIAHEYLELVGLHGFADRYPHEISGGMKQRVAIARSLAYKPDVLLMDEPFAALDAQTREILQGELLRIWEQYRKTIVFITHSLEEAVYLSDRVAVMTQRPGCIKDIIDIPLARPRSAEIRHSSEFAALRQCAWEVLKDEVQIGLRPRSLEEVVS; encoded by the coding sequence ATGAGCTTCAAGATCTCGGCCCGCGACGTGCGGATGGACTATGCGGCGCGCGGTGCGAGCGAGCGCGTGCGCGTGCTCGAAGGCTTCGACCTGGACGTGCGCGACGGCGAATTCCTTTCGGTGCTCGGCCCCTCGGGTTGCGGCAAGTCGACCTTCCTCGGCATCCTGGCCGGGCTGACGCAGCGCACCGGTGGGCGCATTGCCATCAACGGCCAGCCGCTCGCGGGCATCAACCGCAACCAGGGCGTGGTGTTCCAGGGCTATGCGCTGTTTCCATGGCTCTCGGTGCTCGACAACATCGCGGTCGGGCTGGAGATCCGCGGCACCGCCAAGGCCGCGCGCCGCCGCATCGCGCATGAATACCTCGAACTGGTGGGCCTGCACGGCTTTGCGGACCGCTATCCGCACGAGATCTCGGGCGGCATGAAGCAGCGCGTGGCCATTGCGCGCTCGCTCGCCTACAAGCCCGACGTGCTGCTGATGGACGAGCCCTTCGCGGCACTCGATGCGCAGACGCGCGAGATCCTGCAGGGCGAACTGCTGCGCATCTGGGAGCAGTACCGCAAGACCATCGTCTTCATCACGCACAGCCTGGAGGAAGCGGTGTACCTCTCGGACCGCGTGGCGGTGATGACGCAGCGGCCCGGCTGCATCAAGGACATCATCGACATCCCACTCGCGCGCCCGCGGTCGGCGGAAATTCGCCACTCGAGCGAGTTCGCCGCGCTGCGGCAGTGCGCCTGGGAGGTGCTGAAGGACGAGGTGCAGATCGGCTTGCGGCCCAGGTCGCTCGAAGAGGTGGTGTCATGA
- a CDS encoding ABC transporter substrate-binding protein produces the protein MPIETPSSCLASALPSRRLALKTLASLASATAIGGLALAGCSRGDGSKAAAANGPAVVKKTGDKVAFKYPNNPSFDLIYLADELGYFEGTNTRPEYVGKIAAPQIIPLVGTGEIDFGSRMVPLVISAIASGADLKVVAAGGKTLQEAPHMKYFVRKDSGIRHPKDLEGKTIGFNSFGACAEFVTKKYLRQHGVDVTKINFVVVPDEQAEQTLVTGNTDLAIIHAPFSGRADNAEPLLRLWSDYDLDGGLGGMAPYSAHGQFIREHPEAVRDVVAALAKAGNWVNANTEEARKLVAKRINMDLKNVDRYAYVDDLVVTEPPIQYYIDILQSEGKLAAGKVAVKDVYTNEFNPFAPQAAKS, from the coding sequence ATGCCCATCGAGACGCCCTCCTCTTGCCTTGCCAGCGCCTTGCCTTCGAGGCGCCTGGCGCTCAAGACCCTCGCCTCCCTCGCATCCGCCACCGCCATCGGCGGCCTGGCGCTTGCGGGCTGCTCGCGCGGCGATGGCAGCAAGGCCGCCGCGGCCAACGGCCCGGCCGTGGTGAAGAAGACCGGCGACAAGGTCGCGTTCAAGTACCCGAACAACCCGTCGTTCGACCTGATCTACCTGGCCGACGAGCTCGGCTATTTCGAGGGCACCAACACCCGCCCCGAGTACGTCGGCAAGATCGCCGCGCCGCAGATCATTCCGCTGGTGGGCACGGGCGAGATCGACTTCGGCAGCCGCATGGTGCCGCTGGTGATCTCGGCCATTGCGTCCGGCGCGGACCTCAAGGTGGTGGCTGCAGGCGGCAAGACGCTGCAGGAAGCGCCGCACATGAAGTACTTCGTCCGCAAGGACTCGGGCATCCGCCATCCGAAGGACCTCGAAGGCAAGACCATCGGCTTCAACAGTTTCGGCGCCTGCGCCGAGTTCGTCACCAAGAAATACTTGCGCCAGCACGGCGTGGACGTGACGAAGATCAACTTCGTCGTCGTCCCCGACGAGCAGGCCGAGCAGACGCTGGTGACCGGCAACACCGACCTTGCGATCATCCACGCGCCCTTCTCGGGCCGGGCCGACAACGCCGAGCCGCTGTTGCGGCTGTGGAGCGACTACGACCTCGACGGCGGCCTTGGCGGGATGGCGCCGTACAGCGCGCATGGCCAGTTCATCCGCGAGCACCCCGAGGCGGTGCGCGACGTGGTCGCGGCGCTGGCCAAGGCCGGCAACTGGGTCAATGCCAACACCGAGGAAGCGCGCAAGCTGGTGGCCAAGCGCATCAACATGGACCTGAAGAACGTCGACCGCTACGCCTATGTCGACGATCTGGTGGTGACCGAGCCGCCGATCCAGTACTACATCGACATCCTGCAGTCCGAGGGCAAGCTCGCCGCCGGCAAGGTGGCGGTGAAGGACGTCTACACCAACGAGTTCAACCCTTTCGCACCGCAGGCCGCGAAGTCCTGA